Proteins encoded in a region of the Streptomyces sp. NBC_00513 genome:
- a CDS encoding amino acid adenylation domain-containing protein — MLPLSPLQQGMLFHSVYDQSAPDVYTVQVTVTLAGPVDADRLERAGAALLRRHPNLRAGFWHEGVPQPVQFVPAEVTFALNRVDLSDDPSASAVRRVERSELNHRFALHRPPLLRLTLARRGPNDHLLIVTVHHILVDGWSMPLLVGDLLALYDNDGDLAALPSVRPYKEYLRWLKQQDAPAAEGAWRTALAGLEDATLVAPADPSRTAVRPGVHRLELSERATAGLTAAARRMGTTPSTVIQAAWGLLLGSLTGRRDVVFGLTVAGRPEEIPGVESMVGLFITTVPVRLAARPWESGADLLRRFRDEQNGLLAHHHLGLRRIQKQAGGGELFDTLVVIENYPVDPSAKPALSDGVRVADVSARDATHYPLTLAVSLEERAELALEYRPDLFDARAAAVIAERLAGLLEQLTTAPQAPVGTLDPVTPGERVRLREGWRGRVRDVPAGTVADRFAEQVAATPDACAVVAGAERLTFAELDDRAGRLAALLAARGVGPESVVALALPRSAESVVAILAVLKAGAAYLPMDLDYPADRLALMLGDAGPACVVTGGAATASLPAAVPGGPERIVLDAPEIRAELASREPGFTGPPVDAEHPAYVIYTSGSTGVPKGVVLTGGGLANLYANHLTEVFGPAVGAAGGRRLRALHTASFSFDTSWEQLFWLIAGHELHVLDETGRRDAEFTVGYVREQRIDAMDVTPTYAQALLEWGLLDDGRHRPGLLLLGGEAVPEALWTEVRAASGVMSVNLYGPTEYTVDALAADLSVSATPIVGRPIGNTAAYVLDSALRPAPAGTPGELYLAGHGTARGYLGRPGLTAGRFVADPYGPAGSRMYRTGDLVRLRPDGELEFLGRADDQVKIRGYRIELGEVEAALSALEEVATAAAVVREDTPGVKRLVGYVTGRVDPARARELLAARLPDYLVPAAIVVLDVLPVNVSGKLDRSALPSPTLGGAEDSRAPRDDRERALCAVFVDVLGLRSAGIDDDFFALGGDSIVSIQLVTRARKEGLVLTPRDVFEHRTVARMAAAAGAAGDGQGGYLAADGPLVELGEEQRRLVAAAFPSAEEILPLAPLQEGLYFHAVYDDRALDVYLMQNFVELLHEVDTTALRGAFETMLRRHPNLRSGFWHEGLEGPVQVVPSAWELPWRELDLGDLDADAQEAALREFSLADAATRFDLAAPPLLRVTLIRFSATRWVLCVTQHHILTDGWSESLFFEELFALYGNGGAEEALAPVTPYRDYLRWLAAVDTEEAAGAWRSHLAGLDQGTLVAPADPARQPVTAEVVDLSLDEETSDRLRAFARGCGITLNTVLSTAWALSLAQMTGRDDVVFGATVSGRPADIAGVDQMIGMFMNTLPFRVSLRADEPLRDLLVRVQAEHAALLPYHYVGLGPVQRLSGIGQLFDTLYVFRNTPLDDAAREEAVARHQIGWTHSVDGTHYPLTLAVTPGRALELTLAYRPDLYDEAAARLLADRLALLVGQLSDGGAHPVGRLATLGAGERALLLAKGDDMGHEVPDTTVIDLFAEQAARTPDDTALVFEDERLTYAELDARANRLARLLVARGAGPETVVALGLPRSADFVVALFAVLKTGAAYLPLDLDHPVDRLATMVSDAAPLCLVTTAPVADRVPVVDGVPALTLDAPRTREELAALAASPLAESELTGVRDGRHPAYVIYTSGSTGRPKGVVVPYAGLTNMLLNHRERIFAPAVALAGGRRMRVAHTVSFAFDMSWEEFFWLVDGHEVHVIGEELRLDPAALTAHYDRVGIDVVNVTPSYGQQLVEAGLLSPDRHRPTLFLLGGEAVPDSLWELLRRTEGTMGYNLYGPTEYTINALGADVADSAGSCVGRPIHNTRAYVLDSALRPVPAGVPGELYLAGAGLARGYFGRPALTAERFVADPFGEPGTLMYRTGDLVRWRADDSIDYLGRADDQIKIRGFRIELGEIESAVAAAPDVTAAAVTLHTGAGGVRRLVAYTVMSAGAAGDAAALRAHLARSLPEYMVPSAFVELAAMPLTVNGKVDRAALPAPDFGQAGVGRPPKDAREELLAGIFAEVLGLEQVGVEDNFFELGGHSLLAMRLVGRIRDALGLPVQVASVMAAPTVADIAARIGSDARQGALRVLMPLRERGTAAPLFCFHPASGFSWQYSGLLRYLDADRPVYGLQSPGLSGPQPDVADVAELAELYLAEIRTVQPEGPYHFLGYSFGGTVAQTLGALLQERGEAVAFLGLLDAYPPETEDWSYVDDPDWRERLEREESGFLLSVAGLEGAADGEPVDRSEAVAAIRDSQGLLAGFDEDLLESIVSTNVHCVRLLSRSRTRRFRGDVLFFTAARTTPADEAPARVWPPYLDGRLVEHVLDCSHDELMSPAVSARVGPVLARALAALPVRA; from the coding sequence ATGCTTCCGCTGTCCCCCTTGCAGCAGGGCATGCTGTTCCATTCCGTGTACGACCAGAGCGCGCCCGACGTCTACACCGTGCAGGTCACCGTCACCCTCGCCGGCCCGGTCGACGCGGACCGGCTGGAGCGGGCCGGGGCCGCGCTGCTGCGCCGCCACCCCAATCTGCGGGCCGGGTTCTGGCACGAGGGCGTTCCCCAGCCGGTGCAGTTCGTACCGGCCGAGGTGACCTTCGCCCTGAACCGGGTGGACCTGAGCGACGACCCCTCCGCGTCGGCGGTGCGCCGGGTGGAGCGGTCCGAGCTCAACCACCGCTTCGCTCTGCACCGCCCGCCGCTGCTGCGCCTGACGCTGGCCCGGCGGGGCCCGAACGACCACCTGCTCATCGTCACGGTGCACCACATCCTGGTCGACGGCTGGTCGATGCCGCTGCTCGTCGGTGATCTGCTCGCCCTGTACGACAACGACGGCGACCTGGCCGCGCTGCCCTCGGTGCGCCCGTACAAGGAGTACCTGCGCTGGCTCAAGCAGCAGGACGCGCCGGCCGCCGAGGGGGCCTGGCGCACCGCGCTCGCGGGGCTGGAGGATGCCACGTTGGTGGCGCCGGCCGACCCGTCGCGGACGGCGGTGCGGCCGGGCGTGCACCGGCTGGAGTTGTCGGAGCGTGCGACGGCCGGGCTGACGGCGGCCGCGCGGCGCATGGGGACCACGCCGAGCACCGTGATCCAGGCGGCGTGGGGTCTGCTGCTGGGCTCGTTGACGGGTCGCCGGGACGTGGTGTTCGGGCTGACGGTCGCGGGGCGGCCCGAGGAGATACCGGGTGTCGAGTCGATGGTGGGTCTGTTCATCACCACCGTCCCCGTCCGTCTCGCGGCGCGGCCGTGGGAGAGCGGGGCCGATCTGCTGCGCCGGTTCCGGGACGAGCAGAACGGGCTGCTGGCCCACCACCACCTGGGGCTGCGCCGGATCCAGAAGCAGGCGGGCGGCGGCGAGCTGTTCGACACGCTGGTGGTGATCGAGAACTATCCGGTGGACCCGTCGGCGAAGCCGGCCCTGTCCGACGGGGTGCGGGTCGCGGACGTGTCGGCGCGGGACGCCACGCACTATCCGCTGACGCTCGCGGTGTCGCTGGAGGAACGGGCCGAACTGGCCCTGGAGTACCGGCCCGACCTGTTCGACGCGCGGGCCGCGGCGGTGATCGCGGAGCGGCTGGCGGGTCTGTTGGAGCAGCTCACGACGGCGCCGCAGGCGCCGGTGGGCACCCTGGACCCGGTCACCCCGGGTGAGCGGGTCCGGTTGCGGGAGGGTTGGCGCGGCCGGGTCCGTGACGTGCCGGCGGGCACGGTCGCCGATCGGTTCGCCGAGCAGGTGGCGGCGACGCCCGACGCGTGCGCGGTGGTCGCGGGTGCGGAGCGGTTGACGTTCGCGGAGTTGGACGACCGGGCGGGTCGGTTGGCGGCGCTGCTGGCGGCGCGCGGGGTGGGCCCGGAGTCGGTGGTGGCGTTGGCGCTGCCCCGGTCGGCGGAGTCCGTCGTGGCGATCCTGGCGGTGCTCAAGGCGGGTGCGGCGTACCTGCCGATGGACCTGGACTATCCGGCCGATCGGCTCGCGTTGATGCTCGGGGACGCCGGGCCGGCGTGTGTGGTGACCGGGGGCGCGGCGACGGCGTCGCTGCCCGCGGCCGTGCCGGGCGGTCCGGAGCGGATCGTGCTGGACGCGCCGGAGATCCGTGCGGAACTCGCCTCCCGCGAGCCCGGGTTCACCGGCCCGCCGGTGGACGCCGAGCATCCCGCGTACGTCATCTACACCTCGGGCTCCACGGGCGTGCCCAAGGGCGTGGTGTTGACCGGCGGCGGGCTGGCGAACCTGTACGCCAACCACCTGACGGAGGTGTTCGGGCCGGCCGTGGGCGCCGCCGGCGGGAGACGGTTGCGTGCCCTGCACACCGCGTCGTTCAGTTTCGACACGTCCTGGGAGCAGTTGTTCTGGCTGATCGCGGGCCACGAGCTGCACGTCCTCGACGAGACGGGCCGGCGGGACGCGGAGTTCACCGTCGGCTATGTGCGCGAGCAGCGGATCGACGCGATGGACGTGACGCCGACCTACGCGCAGGCCCTGTTGGAGTGGGGTCTACTCGATGACGGCCGGCACCGGCCCGGGCTGCTGTTGCTGGGCGGCGAGGCCGTGCCGGAGGCCTTGTGGACGGAGGTCCGCGCGGCCTCCGGGGTGATGTCCGTGAACCTGTACGGTCCCACCGAGTACACGGTGGACGCGCTGGCCGCCGACCTGTCGGTGTCGGCGACCCCGATCGTGGGCCGCCCCATCGGCAACACCGCCGCGTACGTGCTGGACTCGGCGCTGCGTCCCGCTCCGGCGGGCACCCCCGGCGAGCTGTACCTCGCGGGGCACGGCACCGCGCGCGGCTACCTCGGCCGGCCGGGCCTGACGGCCGGGCGCTTCGTCGCCGACCCGTACGGGCCCGCCGGGTCCCGCATGTACCGGACGGGTGACCTGGTGCGGTTGCGGCCGGACGGCGAGTTGGAGTTCCTGGGTCGGGCCGACGACCAGGTCAAGATCCGCGGCTATCGGATCGAGCTCGGTGAGGTGGAGGCGGCGCTCAGCGCCCTGGAGGAGGTGGCGACCGCAGCGGCCGTGGTGCGGGAGGACACTCCCGGGGTCAAGCGCCTCGTCGGCTACGTGACCGGGCGGGTGGATCCGGCGCGCGCCCGTGAACTCCTCGCGGCCCGGCTGCCGGACTATCTGGTGCCGGCGGCGATCGTGGTGCTGGACGTCCTGCCGGTGAACGTCAGCGGGAAGCTGGACCGCTCCGCGCTCCCGTCGCCCACGCTCGGCGGCGCCGAGGACTCCAGGGCCCCGCGCGACGACCGCGAGCGTGCGCTGTGCGCGGTGTTCGTCGACGTCCTGGGGTTGAGGTCGGCGGGGATCGACGACGACTTCTTCGCGCTGGGCGGCGACAGCATCGTCTCGATCCAGTTGGTCACCCGGGCCCGCAAGGAGGGCCTCGTCCTGACCCCGCGCGATGTGTTCGAGCACCGCACGGTGGCCCGGATGGCGGCCGCCGCCGGCGCGGCGGGCGACGGGCAGGGCGGATACCTGGCCGCCGACGGCCCGCTGGTGGAACTCGGCGAGGAGCAGCGGCGCCTGGTGGCCGCGGCGTTCCCGTCGGCCGAGGAGATCCTGCCGTTGGCGCCGCTCCAGGAGGGCCTGTACTTCCACGCGGTGTACGACGATCGCGCTCTCGACGTGTATCTGATGCAGAACTTCGTGGAGCTGCTGCACGAGGTGGACACGACCGCGCTGCGGGGGGCCTTCGAGACGATGCTGCGGCGTCACCCGAACCTTCGGTCCGGGTTCTGGCACGAGGGCCTGGAAGGTCCGGTGCAGGTGGTGCCTTCCGCCTGGGAGCTGCCCTGGCGTGAGCTGGACCTCGGCGATCTCGACGCGGATGCCCAGGAGGCGGCGCTGCGGGAGTTCTCGCTCGCCGACGCGGCGACCCGCTTCGACCTGGCCGCGCCGCCGTTGCTGCGGGTGACGCTCATCCGCTTCTCCGCGACGCGGTGGGTGCTGTGCGTGACCCAGCACCACATCCTGACCGACGGCTGGTCGGAGTCGCTGTTCTTCGAGGAGCTGTTCGCCCTGTACGGCAACGGTGGCGCGGAGGAGGCGTTGGCACCGGTGACCCCGTACCGGGACTACCTGCGCTGGCTGGCCGCCGTCGACACCGAGGAGGCGGCCGGGGCCTGGCGGTCCCATCTGGCGGGGCTGGACCAGGGCACGCTGGTCGCGCCCGCGGACCCGGCCCGTCAACCGGTGACCGCGGAGGTGGTGGACCTGTCGCTGGACGAGGAGACCAGTGACCGGCTGCGGGCGTTCGCCCGGGGCTGCGGCATCACCTTGAACACGGTGCTGAGCACGGCGTGGGCGCTGTCGTTGGCGCAGATGACGGGCCGCGACGACGTGGTGTTCGGGGCGACGGTCTCGGGCCGTCCGGCGGACATCGCCGGGGTCGATCAGATGATCGGCATGTTCATGAACACGCTGCCGTTCCGGGTGTCGTTGCGGGCGGACGAGCCGCTGCGGGACCTGCTGGTGCGCGTACAGGCCGAGCACGCGGCGCTGCTGCCGTACCACTACGTGGGCCTGGGCCCCGTGCAGCGGCTCAGCGGCATCGGGCAGCTCTTCGACACCCTGTACGTGTTCCGCAACACCCCGCTGGACGACGCGGCCCGCGAGGAGGCGGTGGCCCGTCACCAGATCGGGTGGACGCACAGCGTCGACGGCACGCACTACCCGTTGACCCTGGCGGTGACCCCGGGGCGGGCCCTGGAGCTGACGCTGGCCTACCGGCCGGACCTGTACGACGAGGCGGCCGCCCGGCTGCTCGCCGACCGGCTGGCCCTGCTGGTGGGTCAGCTCTCGGACGGCGGTGCGCACCCCGTCGGCCGGCTGGCCACGCTGGGGGCCGGGGAGCGGGCGCTGCTGCTCGCCAAGGGCGACGACATGGGCCACGAGGTCCCGGACACCACGGTGATCGACCTGTTCGCCGAGCAGGCCGCCCGCACCCCGGACGACACCGCCCTGGTGTTCGAGGACGAGCGGCTGACCTACGCGGAACTGGACGCCCGCGCGAATCGGCTGGCCCGGTTGCTGGTCGCGCGGGGCGCGGGGCCGGAGACGGTGGTCGCGCTCGGTCTGCCGCGTTCGGCGGACTTCGTCGTGGCGTTGTTCGCCGTGCTCAAGACGGGCGCCGCGTACCTGCCGCTGGACCTGGACCACCCGGTGGACCGGCTGGCCACGATGGTGTCCGACGCGGCCCCGCTGTGCCTGGTGACGACCGCCCCGGTCGCGGACCGGGTACCGGTGGTCGATGGCGTTCCCGCGCTGACGCTGGACGCGCCGCGGACGCGGGAGGAGCTGGCCGCGCTGGCGGCGTCGCCGCTCGCGGAGTCGGAGCTGACCGGGGTGCGCGACGGCCGGCACCCGGCGTACGTCATCTACACGTCCGGTTCCACGGGACGCCCCAAGGGTGTCGTCGTGCCGTACGCGGGTCTGACGAACATGCTGCTCAACCACCGGGAGCGGATCTTCGCTCCGGCGGTGGCGCTGGCCGGCGGGCGCCGGATGCGGGTGGCGCACACCGTGTCCTTCGCGTTCGACATGTCGTGGGAGGAGTTCTTCTGGCTGGTCGACGGGCACGAGGTGCACGTGATCGGCGAGGAACTGCGCCTGGACCCGGCGGCGTTGACCGCGCACTACGACCGGGTGGGCATCGACGTCGTCAACGTCACCCCCTCGTACGGGCAGCAGCTCGTCGAGGCGGGGTTGCTGAGCCCCGACCGGCACCGGCCGACGCTGTTCCTGTTGGGCGGCGAGGCCGTGCCGGATTCCCTGTGGGAGCTGTTGAGGCGCACCGAGGGCACGATGGGCTACAACCTGTACGGCCCGACCGAGTACACGATCAACGCGCTGGGCGCGGACGTGGCGGACAGCGCCGGCTCGTGCGTGGGCCGGCCCATCCACAACACCCGGGCCTATGTGCTCGACAGCGCCCTGCGGCCGGTTCCGGCGGGGGTGCCGGGCGAGCTGTACCTGGCCGGTGCCGGTCTGGCGCGCGGCTACTTCGGGCGGCCGGCGCTGACCGCGGAACGGTTCGTGGCCGATCCGTTCGGTGAGCCGGGCACGCTGATGTACCGCACCGGTGACCTGGTGCGGTGGCGGGCCGACGACTCGATCGACTACCTCGGTCGGGCGGACGACCAGATCAAGATCCGCGGTTTCCGGATCGAGCTCGGGGAGATCGAGTCGGCGGTCGCGGCGGCGCCGGACGTGACCGCCGCCGCCGTGACCCTGCACACGGGTGCGGGCGGGGTCCGTCGGCTGGTGGCCTACACGGTGATGTCGGCCGGGGCGGCCGGTGACGCGGCGGCGCTGCGGGCACACCTGGCGCGGAGCCTTCCGGAGTACATGGTGCCGTCGGCGTTCGTGGAGCTGGCCGCGATGCCGCTCACGGTGAACGGCAAGGTGGACCGGGCTGCGCTGCCCGCACCGGACTTCGGGCAGGCGGGCGTCGGCCGGCCGCCGAAGGACGCGCGTGAGGAACTCCTGGCGGGGATCTTCGCGGAGGTGCTCGGCCTGGAGCAGGTCGGGGTGGAGGACAACTTCTTCGAGCTGGGCGGGCATTCGCTGCTCGCGATGCGCCTGGTCGGCAGGATCCGGGACGCGCTCGGGCTGCCGGTGCAGGTGGCCTCGGTGATGGCCGCGCCGACGGTGGCGGACATCGCGGCCCGGATCGGTTCGGACGCCCGTCAGGGCGCGCTGCGGGTGTTGATGCCGCTGCGGGAGCGGGGCACGGCCGCGCCGCTGTTCTGCTTCCACCCGGCGTCCGGGTTCAGTTGGCAGTACTCGGGCCTGCTGCGGTACCTGGACGCGGACCGGCCGGTGTACGGCCTCCAGTCGCCGGGGCTGTCCGGCCCGCAGCCGGACGTCGCGGACGTCGCGGAACTGGCCGAGCTCTACCTGGCGGAGATCAGGACGGTGCAGCCCGAGGGGCCGTACCACTTCCTGGGCTACTCCTTCGGTGGCACCGTCGCGCAGACGCTCGGTGCGCTGCTCCAGGAGCGCGGCGAGGCGGTGGCGTTCCTCGGCCTGTTGGACGCGTACCCGCCGGAGACCGAGGACTGGTCGTACGTGGACGACCCGGACTGGCGGGAGCGTCTGGAACGGGAGGAGAGCGGGTTCCTGCTGTCGGTGGCCGGTCTGGAGGGGGCCGCGGACGGTGAGCCGGTGGACCGTTCGGAGGCGGTGGCCGCGATCCGTGACAGCCAGGGCCTGCTGGCCGGCTTCGACGAGGACCTGTTGGAGTCGATCGTCTCCACCAACGTGCACTGTGTACGGCTGCTCTCGCGCAGCCGGACCCGCCGGTTCCGGGGTGACGTGCTGTTCTTCACGGCCGCCCGCACGACGCCGGCGGACGAGGCGCCCGCCCGGGTCTGGCCGCCGTACCTCGACGGCCGACTGGTGGAGCACGTCCTGGACTGCTCGCACGACGAGCTGATGTCCCCGGCCGTGTCGGCGCGGGTCGGGCCGGTGCTGGCGCGGGCGCTGGCCGCCCTGCCCGTCCGGGCGTGA
- a CDS encoding 2,3-dihydro-2,3-dihydroxybenzoate dehydrogenase, translated as MSDRVPGRPRLAGRVALVTGAGQGIGEAVARSLHALGATVAATDLRGPTVTTWVDELNRDTGDTTPGTGTESGVARAYQLDVTDRHAVDERVARIERDLGPIDILVNVAGVLRTAPAAELTDEDWSLTFAVNTTGVFHTSRAVAPGMAARGTGSIVTVASNAAGIPRTGMAAYAASKAAAVMFTKCVGLEYARHGVRCNVVAPGSTDTPMQRSLWTDDEAPRRVLEGDLATYRTGIPLARIADPQDVADAVVFLCSEQARHITMQDLYVDGGATLR; from the coding sequence ATGTCCGACAGAGTGCCCGGCAGACCCCGACTCGCCGGACGAGTGGCCCTGGTGACCGGCGCGGGCCAGGGCATAGGCGAGGCGGTGGCCCGCTCGCTCCACGCGCTGGGAGCCACCGTGGCCGCCACCGATCTGCGCGGCCCGACCGTCACCACATGGGTCGACGAACTCAACCGGGACACCGGGGACACCACTCCCGGAACCGGTACGGAGTCCGGCGTCGCCCGCGCCTACCAGCTCGACGTGACCGACCGGCACGCCGTCGACGAGCGCGTCGCCCGGATCGAACGGGACCTGGGCCCCATCGACATCCTGGTCAACGTCGCGGGCGTGCTGCGCACCGCGCCGGCCGCCGAACTCACCGACGAGGACTGGTCGCTGACCTTCGCCGTGAACACCACCGGCGTCTTCCACACCTCGCGCGCCGTGGCCCCGGGCATGGCCGCGCGCGGGACGGGCAGCATCGTCACCGTCGCCTCCAACGCGGCGGGCATCCCCCGCACCGGCATGGCCGCCTACGCCGCCTCCAAGGCGGCCGCCGTCATGTTCACCAAGTGCGTCGGACTGGAGTACGCCCGCCACGGGGTCCGCTGCAACGTGGTGGCACCGGGCTCCACCGACACTCCCATGCAGCGTTCCCTGTGGACCGACGACGAGGCACCCCGGAGGGTCCTCGAAGGCGACCTCGCGACGTACCGCACCGGGATCCCGCTGGCCCGGATCGCGGACCCGCAGGACGTCGCCGACGCCGTGGTCTTCCTCTGCTCCGAACAGGCCCGCCACATCACCATGCAGGACCTGTACGTGGACGGCGGGGCCACCCTGCGCTGA
- a CDS encoding isochorismate synthase has product MPTVHPLAAPPAPSAPAHPAVGAATGLLDAYRAGDRFLATPTRTLLASGVRKELRSDASRLPGDVRAALLDAARAGDSGAVVMGAVPFDPQAPAALVVPQRVRSGPALRTDPLVALEATAPAAADWSVTEVPAAEVYAEGVARAVERMGRGEFDKVVLARSLELAAAGDLDLPAMLGRLARRDPGGYTFALPTGPGRTLLGASPELLVSRRGDRVVANPLAGSTPRSDDLAEDVLRAATLLRSAKDLHEHGVVVDAVARAMAPHCADLDVPARPTLIRTATMWHLSTTVSGRPARPDVTALEIASALHPTPAVCGTPTGIAREVIRETEPFDRGFFTGMVGWQDASGDGEWVVTIRCAEAEGRRLRLFAGAGVVEASDPASETAETAAKFRTFLQAVGAAL; this is encoded by the coding sequence GTGCCCACGGTCCACCCACTTGCCGCGCCCCCCGCACCGAGCGCCCCCGCCCACCCTGCCGTGGGCGCCGCCACCGGCCTGCTCGACGCCTACCGCGCCGGCGACCGGTTCCTCGCGACACCGACCCGCACCCTGCTCGCCTCCGGCGTCAGGAAGGAACTGCGCTCCGACGCCTCCCGACTGCCGGGCGACGTGCGCGCCGCGCTGCTCGACGCGGCGCGGGCCGGGGACTCCGGGGCCGTGGTGATGGGAGCCGTCCCCTTCGACCCGCAGGCACCGGCCGCGCTGGTCGTCCCGCAGCGGGTGCGCAGCGGTCCCGCGCTGCGCACGGACCCCCTGGTCGCGCTGGAGGCGACCGCCCCGGCCGCCGCCGACTGGTCGGTGACCGAGGTCCCCGCGGCCGAGGTGTACGCCGAGGGCGTGGCCCGGGCGGTGGAGCGGATGGGGCGCGGCGAGTTCGACAAGGTCGTCCTCGCCCGTTCCCTCGAACTGGCCGCCGCCGGCGACCTGGACCTCCCGGCGATGCTCGGGCGCCTCGCCCGCCGCGACCCCGGCGGCTACACCTTCGCGCTGCCGACCGGCCCCGGACGCACCCTGCTGGGCGCCAGCCCGGAACTGCTGGTGTCGCGCCGGGGGGACCGTGTCGTCGCCAATCCGCTGGCCGGGTCCACCCCGCGCAGCGACGACCTCGCCGAGGACGTGCTCCGGGCCGCGACCCTCCTGCGGTCGGCGAAGGACCTGCACGAGCACGGTGTCGTCGTCGACGCCGTCGCCCGGGCCATGGCCCCGCACTGCGCGGACCTCGACGTCCCGGCGCGGCCCACGCTGATCCGTACCGCCACCATGTGGCACCTGTCGACCACCGTGTCCGGGCGGCCGGCCCGCCCCGACGTGACCGCGCTGGAGATCGCCTCGGCCCTCCACCCCACGCCCGCCGTCTGCGGCACGCCCACCGGGATCGCGCGCGAGGTCATCCGCGAGACGGAGCCCTTCGATCGGGGCTTCTTCACGGGCATGGTCGGCTGGCAGGACGCGAGCGGGGACGGCGAATGGGTCGTCACCATCCGCTGCGCCGAGGCCGAGGGGCGGCGCCTTCGGCTGTTCGCGGGCGCCGGGGTCGTCGAGGCCTCGGACCCCGCCTCGGAGACCGCGGAGACCGCGGCCAAGTTCCGCACCTTCCTCCAGGCCGTGGGGGCGGCGCTGTGA